The Clostridia bacterium DNA segment AGGGGCAGGCTGTATCAGATCGGAGGCAACTTCAACCATGCCGCCGTGTGTTTGGGGATGTGTCACCTGGTTTACGTATGCCTTCCCAACGTGGAGATCATCTCGGAATTCACCCGGGCCGTTACCGGGTGGGACGTGGACACGGCGGAGTTGCTTACGGCCGGAGAGCGCATAGCCAACATACGTCAGGCATTCAACGTACGGGAGGGGCTCAATCCCCTGGAGTACGCCATGCCGGAGCGGCTGATCAATCGCGAGCCCGTAAAGGCGGGGCCGCTGGCAGGTATGGTGATTGATGAGGAACTGATGATCCGGGAGTACCTGGAGGCCATGGATTGGGACCTCAAGACCGCCAAACCCAGCCGGCACAAGCTTGAAGAACTCGGATTGGAGGACGTGGCCCGAGAGTTGTGGCCGTGACCTGGCGAGGACGGTGGCGGCAAGGCACGCGCACCGGCGCGCCTGAGGCTCCCGAACGGGGTGAGCAGACTGAGGCCTCTGCCGGGGAGCCGCCGCCCGCTTGAATTGGACAAAAAGTTGTCTTAAACGGTTCAAGAGAGAGAATTCACCTGAGACGGGGTGGCAAGGAGGGCAATGGTGATGCTGCCGTACGAGAACATCTTCAGGCCCTTGCGGATAGGCCCGGTAGAGCTCAAGAACCGCATAGAGTTGGGGCCGGCGCTACCCGGCCTGGCCTCCTTTGAGGGCCTGGTAACCAGGGAAATGATCGCCTACTACCGCCGTCTGGCGCGAGGCGGAGCGGCCGTAGTGACGGTGGGGGAGACGCCGGTCGATCGGGAGTATGCCGGCGGACACGGAGCCCAGGTAAACCTGGGCAGCGATAAAGTAATATCCGGCCTGAGCGTGCTGGCCGAGGAAGTGCACCGCTACGGGGCGGTGCTTTCGGTAGAGATATGCCACCGGGGGCGGCAACGGATGGCCGGCGACGAGGTGATCGCCCCGTCACCGATTCCGCCCAATATCCACGGCCGGACCAAGGTTCGGGTCCGGGAAATGACCCAGGAGGACATTGACCGGGTTGTCGAGCACTTTGCGGCGGCCGCTGAGCGCTGTGTTAAGGCCGGGGTCAGGATGATCATGCTGCACGGCGGTCACGGGCATCTTCTGGCCCAGTTCCTGTCTCCGTGGACGAACAGGCGCCTGGACAGCTACGGCGGGAGCCTGGCAAACCGGGCGCGCTTTGCCCTCGAGGTACTCACCGCCATTCGAGAGCGGGTGGGTAACAAGCTGGCCATAGAGTACCGCATCAGCGCCAACGAACTGGTGCCGGGCGGAATGGAAGAAGAGGAAACCATAGAATTCGTAAAGATGATCGAAGACAAGATCGACCTCTTGCACGTATCGGCCGGGGTAATGAGCGATCCAGTGGCCCTCTCGCACATGATTCGCTCTACCTACTTTCCCTACGCCTACAACGTCCCTTATGCCGAACGCTTCAAGAAAGCCCTGCGCGTCCCCATCACCACCATAGGATCCATCATGGATCTGGAAACCGCGGACCGCATAATCGGCGAGGGCAAGGCGGACGTAGTGGCCATGGTTAGGGCCATCCTGGCCGATCCGGACCACGTGAACAAGGTCCGTCTGGGTCGGCCGCAGGAGGTCAGACCGTGCTTGCGCTGCCTCACCTGCCTGCGGCTTACGGCGCAATCCTTCCCCATAAGGTGCAGCGTGAACCCCACCCTGGGCCGCGAATTGGACTATGCCGACCTTCCCCCGGCCACCCAGAAGAAGAAAGTGGCCGTCATCGGCGGCGGCCCGGCGGGAATGCAGGCGGCCCTCACGGCTGCGGCGCGGGGGCACGAGGTTGTCCTGTACGAGAGGGAGCCGGAGCTGGGTGGCAACCTCCGCCTGGCCGCCGCGCCGCCCTTCAAGCAGGATATGAAGAAATACCAAAAGTGGCTGGTTGGCAAAGTACGGGAAACACCGGGTATAACCGTAAAGCTCAACTGCGAGGCCGGCCCTGAAGCAGTCGCCCGCGAAGGCGCCGACGCGGTCGTTGTCGCCGTGGGTGCCGACCCGATAATTCCCGGGGTGCCCGGAAGCGACCGTTCCAACGTGGTCTGGGCGGGTGAGGTGATCACCGGCGGGGTGGCTGCAGGCGACCGCGTTGTCATGGTGGGCGGCGGTCTTACCGGGTGTGAAACCGCACTTTACCTGGCCCAGCAGGGCAAGCAGGTGACGATCGTGGACCAGCTGAGGCGTGAGGAACTGGCTCCGGATGCTCCGCGCGGGTTGATGGAGCTGCTGGACGAACACGGGGTGCAGTTCGTCACCGAGGTCAGGCTGGAGGCAATTACGGATAGGGGGGTGGTGGTTGCGGACCGATCGTGGCGGCACCTCGAGTTACCGGCAGATACGGTGGTGCTGTCGCTGGGCTTTAAGCCCCGGCGCGAACTGGCGTCCCGCTTCCAGGGGGTGGCACCGGAGGTATACGTGATAGGTGACTGCCGCGATCCCCAGAACCTCAGGCAGGCGGTGCACGACGGGTTTAACGTTGGGGTGGAGCTGTAGGTAGGGTTGTCCCGGCCGGATAGATACAAGCGGCCGGACGGAGTGAGGTCCTCTCATAAGCTCTTTTCTAGGAGGGAATGCGATGAGATCGCGGTTGGGGCGGTTGTTGCTGGTGTGCCTGGTGGGCCTGGCACTTCTCACGGTGGGCTGCAACAAACAGTCGGCGCCGGCCCCGCAGGGCCAGGCCCCGGCGGAAGAAATCAAGCCGGTGGAACTCAGGATGGTGATGTTCCTACACGAGAACGCGGCCGGCAACTTCACCAACATGTGGATAGAAAAGGTGGATGAGTATTCCAATGGCCGAATTAAGATCAAGGTCATCGGCGGGCCGGAGGCCATACCCACTTCGGATCAGGTCAGTGCTGTTCAGCAGGGGGTGGTCGATATCGCCAATGCGGTGATATCGCCGGCGGAGCCCTTTGTCCCCGGCATCACTTATCTGGGCCGGGCGGAGTATAGCGCTGCCGAGCTGCGGCAGAGGGGGGTAGTGGCTTTTCTGCAGGAGAAGTTTAGGCCGCACGGTCTGTACTACCTGGGAGCTTCCTCTCCCTCAGAGCCCGCCGCGCAGGGGACCTTCTTCTTCAAGACGAAGGCCGTAAGGAAGCTTGAGGACTTCAAAGGGCTGAAGATCGCGACCTATGCCGGAACTCTGAAGGGCTTGATAGAGGCCTTGGGAGGCTCGGCCCTCTCGGTGAACTTCACTGAGTATTACACGGCGCTAGAGCGAGGGGTGGCGGATGGGTACCTGATTGGAACTCCTGGAATTAGCGCCTTCGGGCTGGTGCCTGTGACTAAGTACTGGCTTGATGAGCCGGTGTTCTCGGGTTCAGGTGCGTTCTTCGTCAATCTCAAGGTGTGGGAGAGCCTGCCCCAGGAGCTCAAAGACGCCCTGACCAAGGCTACCGAGGAGTTTGAGGTAGACGCCGAAAAGGCTTACGCCGACCTGGTAGCGCAGGCCAGAGCAGAGGCTAGTGCCGCTGGCGTAGAGTTCATAAAGCTTCCCCCGGAAGACTCCGTGAGGTTCTACCAGTTGTACCGAGAGCAGAGCCGAAAAGACGTTTACGCCATCGTGGGCGACAAGCGGGAGATCTTGGATGAATTAATCCGTCTGGTGTCAAACGACGACTTTTACCGCCTGAAGCTTCAACCGAGGTAGTCGGTCAAGGTCACGGTAGGCATGGGTGGGGCCGGGGCCGAGGTGTTCGCGCCGGCCCTACACCTCGCCTCACTACCACGAACGGGAGGAGAAGCGGTGAGGGGCGTGAAGGCAAAGGCGGGATCGCCGCTAGACGTGGTCCTGATGATAATGATGGCTGTAGCCTGTGTTCTGCTCATCGGGCAAGATACCGTGTGGCTTTCCGTGGATGTGGTATCCCGCTGGCTATTTGGAAAGACGTGGAGCGGATTGTTTGAACTCACCGAGTACAGCCTGCTCTGGATAACTTTTCTGGGTGCAGGCTGGGTTACCAGAAACCGGCGGCATGTGCGCATGGACCTGCTGGTCAGTCGCCTAAACCCACGGCCGCAAAAGGTGGTTGCCGCAATAGCTCGGTGGGCAACGGCGTTAGTTTTCGGGGCCATGACTGTACTGTCGGCGTGGCTGGTTATCCACGACTGGGCTACCGGGACCAGGTTCACCTCGGCCATGCAGCCGGTGAAGTGGCCGGTGGAGCTGGTCATGCCGGTCGGTTTCGGCATAATGTTCGCCTACGAATGCCTGGAACTGCACCGGGAGCGCCCTTCGCCGCGCCCGGGGCAAGACACCTAGCGGGTTCGGGCAAAACGAAATGGGGGCACTTCCCATGTGGGTTACCGTATTCGCCTTCATGTTCGGGTGTCTAATACTCCTAATGCTTACCGGAATGCCGATTGCTGCCGCCTTCCTGCTCACGTGCATTCCCGGTGCCCTACTCTTCTGGCAGGGAATAGCGGGCCTAAAGCAGCTCATCATGAGCGTGGCCAACTCGGTGAATATGTTCGGTTTTCTGCCCATCCCCCTGTTTTTATTGATGGGAAACGTGGTGTTTCGCACCGGTCTAGGTGCGGTGCTGATTGGCGCGCTGGATAAACTGCTGGGCCGGTTGCCGGCCAGGTTGAGTCTTCTCACCATCGCTGTGGGGACGGTCTTCGGCACCATGATCGGTATCAGCGGGGGCAGCATTGCCATCGCCACCACCGCGCTGCTACCGGAAATGAAGCGGCGGGGCTATCATCGGGCGATGACCATCGGCCCCCTGGTGATAACCGGTACCCTAGCTACACTCATACCGCC contains these protein-coding regions:
- a CDS encoding FAD-dependent oxidoreductase, producing MLPYENIFRPLRIGPVELKNRIELGPALPGLASFEGLVTREMIAYYRRLARGGAAVVTVGETPVDREYAGGHGAQVNLGSDKVISGLSVLAEEVHRYGAVLSVEICHRGRQRMAGDEVIAPSPIPPNIHGRTKVRVREMTQEDIDRVVEHFAAAAERCVKAGVRMIMLHGGHGHLLAQFLSPWTNRRLDSYGGSLANRARFALEVLTAIRERVGNKLAIEYRISANELVPGGMEEEETIEFVKMIEDKIDLLHVSAGVMSDPVALSHMIRSTYFPYAYNVPYAERFKKALRVPITTIGSIMDLETADRIIGEGKADVVAMVRAILADPDHVNKVRLGRPQEVRPCLRCLTCLRLTAQSFPIRCSVNPTLGRELDYADLPPATQKKKVAVIGGGPAGMQAALTAAARGHEVVLYEREPELGGNLRLAAAPPFKQDMKKYQKWLVGKVRETPGITVKLNCEAGPEAVAREGADAVVVAVGADPIIPGVPGSDRSNVVWAGEVITGGVAAGDRVVMVGGGLTGCETALYLAQQGKQVTIVDQLRREELAPDAPRGLMELLDEHGVQFVTEVRLEAITDRGVVVADRSWRHLELPADTVVLSLGFKPRRELASRFQGVAPEVYVIGDCRDPQNLRQAVHDGFNVGVEL
- the dctP gene encoding TRAP transporter substrate-binding protein DctP, producing MRSRLGRLLLVCLVGLALLTVGCNKQSAPAPQGQAPAEEIKPVELRMVMFLHENAAGNFTNMWIEKVDEYSNGRIKIKVIGGPEAIPTSDQVSAVQQGVVDIANAVISPAEPFVPGITYLGRAEYSAAELRQRGVVAFLQEKFRPHGLYYLGASSPSEPAAQGTFFFKTKAVRKLEDFKGLKIATYAGTLKGLIEALGGSALSVNFTEYYTALERGVADGYLIGTPGISAFGLVPVTKYWLDEPVFSGSGAFFVNLKVWESLPQELKDALTKATEEFEVDAEKAYADLVAQARAEASAAGVEFIKLPPEDSVRFYQLYREQSRKDVYAIVGDKREILDELIRLVSNDDFYRLKLQPR
- a CDS encoding TRAP transporter small permease, which gives rise to MRGVKAKAGSPLDVVLMIMMAVACVLLIGQDTVWLSVDVVSRWLFGKTWSGLFELTEYSLLWITFLGAGWVTRNRRHVRMDLLVSRLNPRPQKVVAAIARWATALVFGAMTVLSAWLVIHDWATGTRFTSAMQPVKWPVELVMPVGFGIMFAYECLELHRERPSPRPGQDT